The genomic DNA GGCCCCCGCCGAGGAGCTACACGGTGCGCTCGCGCTCGCCGAAGAGCCCGGTGGGCCGGAAGACCAGGAGGGCGATCAGGAGCAGGAAGCCGTAGAGGTCCTTGTAGGCCGCCGAGACGAAGACCGAGCCCAGCGCCTCGATCACCCCGAGCAGGACTCCGCCCACGACGCTGCCGAGGATGGAGCCGAGGCCGCCGATGACGATGATCTCGAAGCCCTTGAACGTCGAGATGGCCCCGTTCTCCGGATAGACGAGGAAGTCGGGCGCGAGGAGGGCGCCGGCGGCGGCCGCGAGTGCCACGCCCACGCCGAAGGCGAGCATGTCGAGCCGCAGGACGTCGATGCCCGCGGTCTGGATGCCCACCCGGTTCTGGGCGGCGCCGCGCAGCGCGCGCCCGATCCACGTCTTCCTGATCACCAGGTAGAAGAGCGCGAGGAGGACGAGCGTGGCGATGAGCGCCACGAAGCGGTTACCCGAGATGGGGAGCGTCCCGAGTGTCGTGGGCCGGGCGTAGTCCGGGGGCGCGTACTGGTTCGGCCCGCCGAGGACGATGGCGAGGTTCCGGAAGAACACCATCAGCGCGATGGTGACGATGGTCGCGTACTCGTCGCGCCGCTCGATCCCGCCGACGAACATCGGCCGGAGGAGGAGCCGCTGGACGACGAGGCCGAGGCAGAAGACCGCGCCCATCGCCAGGGGCAGGGCGAGCCACCAACGGCGCGGGCCGAGGAGGGAGACGATGAGCGCGTACTGCACGTAGCTGCCGATCATGTAGAACTCGCCCATCGACCAGTTGATCATCTTCATGATGCTGTAGATGAAGGTGATCCCGAGGGCCATCAGGCCGTAGATGACGCCGATGACCACGCCCGAGAGGACGTACTGCGAGAGCAGGAACGCGTCCAACGGTCGCCCGGCGTCCTCAGCGCTTCGGTGCCGGCATCCAGTCTCCCGTCTTGAGCTGCGGCGGATAGACGAT from Candidatus Methylomirabilota bacterium includes the following:
- a CDS encoding branched-chain amino acid ABC transporter permease, with the translated sequence MDAFLLSQYVLSGVVIGVIYGLMALGITFIYSIMKMINWSMGEFYMIGSYVQYALIVSLLGPRRWWLALPLAMGAVFCLGLVVQRLLLRPMFVGGIERRDEYATIVTIALMVFFRNLAIVLGGPNQYAPPDYARPTTLGTLPISGNRFVALIATLVLLALFYLVIRKTWIGRALRGAAQNRVGIQTAGIDVLRLDMLAFGVGVALAAAAGALLAPDFLVYPENGAISTFKGFEIIVIGGLGSILGSVVGGVLLGVIEALGSVFVSAAYKDLYGFLLLIALLVFRPTGLFGERERTV